In Cygnus olor isolate bCygOlo1 unplaced genomic scaffold, bCygOlo1.pri.v2 S102, whole genome shotgun sequence, one DNA window encodes the following:
- the LOC121063086 gene encoding uncharacterized protein LOC121063086 translates to MNAMDPMLAAFVRNCPPTSVSTELQNILEVLLDFAGSKNSAVRERAVTRIERLSDFILSYFVAKISDYNEKYKDSHDDPRELYIPILGQLLGHLFIVSCGTDSISCTAFDALFRFYEIISDGRGKRRCGGQRPSAHRHLLVCLLLFPKCSEGLFFCLVEAAHGSLPRSLTSSAPHSSFPQDSAYRFPQKLNAHLMSRSSSLLLSFSTLPRSPTTLF, encoded by the exons ATGAATGCCATGGACCCCATGCTGGCGGCCTTCGTACGCAACTGTCCCCCCACCAGCGTCAGCACAGAGTTGCAGAATATCTTGGAG GTGCTGCTGGACTTTGCTGGCTCCAAAAACTCAGCTGTGCGTGAGAGAGCTGTGACGAGGATTGAGAGGCTGAGTGATTTCATCCTCTCATATTTTGTGGCCAAG atCTCAGACTACAACGAAAAATACAAGGACAGCCACGATGATCCCAGAGAGCTCTACATCCCCATCCTGGGCCAGCTGCTGGGACACCTCTTCATTGTCAGCTGTGGCACAGATTCCATCAGTTGCACAGCTTTTGATGCTCTTTTTCGCTTCTACGAAATCATCTCAGATGGAAGAGGTAAGAGAAGGTGTGGTGGGCAGCGTCCGTCTGCACACAGACATCTGCTGGTATGTCTGCTTCTTTTCCCCAAGTGTTCTGAAGGATTGTTCTTTTGCTTGGTGGAGGCTGCCCACGGAAGTCTGCCACGTTCCCTGacctcctctgctcctcacaGCAGCTTCCCGCAGGATTCTGCCTATCGTTTTCCACAGAAGCTAAACGCTCACCTCATGTCCAGGAgcagttctctgctgctgtccttCTCAACCCTCCCCAGATCACCTACCACGCTGTTTTGA